From Nocardia sp. NBC_00416:
TGTTCGACATCATGGGCTTCGGCAAGTCACTGGACGAGACACCCATGCTGCTGCAACCCGGGGTGCTGTCCCTGGCCTGGGGCAGTGTGGTGCGCCAGTTGGCGGCCGGACTGGGCGTCGAACTGGACGCGGTCACCGAGACCCATGAGCGGCTCCCCGCAGCGGAGGATTTCGAGATCGCCGCGGGTCCGGTCGCGGCCGGGACCACGGCGGCCATGCGCTTCGAGGTCCGCGGAATGGTCGGCGACCGGGTGGTGACGGTGCTGGAACACATCACCCGGCTGCGGGCCGATCTGGCTCCCGGCTGGCCGCAACCTGCGCAGGAGGGCGGCTCCTATCGGGTCGAGGTCACCGGTGAACCGAACTACGCCATGGATCTCTGCCTGTCCAGCGATAACGGCGACCACAACCATGCGGGGTTGGTGGCCACGGCCATGCGGGTCGTGAACGCGGTTCCCGCGGTGGTGGCGGCCGCGCCGGGTATTCGCACGACTCTGGATCTCCCGCTGATCACCGGCCCCGGGCCCCGGGCGACCGGATCCTGATTCCGGGCAGCGGCGGATCGCCGCGGGGTCGGCCCGCGCAGCACGGGCCCTCAGCAGAAGGTGATGACGGTGCTGTTGGCCACCGA
This genomic window contains:
- a CDS encoding NAD(P)H-dependent amine dehydrogenase family protein, yielding MTCRVVHWGTGNVGTHALAGIIDDPRLELVGVKVSSSAKEGRDAGELAGLELRTGVVATTDSAALLALAPDCVVYTAMTDNRLVEALEELRTILAAGINIAASAPVFLQYPWQVLPESMLAPIEEAAAAGGASLFVNGIDPGFANDLLPLALAGTCRRVDQIRCMEILDYATYDNAAVMFDIMGFGKSLDETPMLLQPGVLSLAWGSVVRQLAAGLGVELDAVTETHERLPAAEDFEIAAGPVAAGTTAAMRFEVRGMVGDRVVTVLEHITRLRADLAPGWPQPAQEGGSYRVEVTGEPNYAMDLCLSSDNGDHNHAGLVATAMRVVNAVPAVVAAAPGIRTTLDLPLITGPGPRATGS